In Rissa tridactyla isolate bRisTri1 chromosome 2, bRisTri1.patW.cur.20221130, whole genome shotgun sequence, a single window of DNA contains:
- the PTP4A3 gene encoding protein tyrosine phosphatase type IVA 3: MARMNRPAPVEVCYKNMRFLITHNPTNATLSTFLEDLKKYGATTVVRVCEVTYDKTPLEKDGITVMDWPFDDGAPPPSKIVEDWLNLLKTKFCEDPGCCVAVHCVAGLGRAPVLVALALIESGMKYEDAIQFIRQKRRGAINSKQLTYLEKYRPKQRLRFKDPHNHKNKCCIM, translated from the exons ATGGCCCGGATGAACCGCCCTGCGCCGGTGGAGGTCTGCTACAAGAACATGCGGTTCCTCATCACCCACAACCCCACCAACGCCACACTCAGCACCTTCTTGGAG gaCCTGAAGAAGTACGGTGCCACCACGGTGGTGCGAGTGTGCGAAGTGACCTACGACAAGACCCCCCTGGAGAAGGATGGCATCACCGTCATG GATTGGCCGTTTGATGATGGAGCGCCTCCTCCCAGCAAGATAGTGGAAGATTGGCTCAACTTGTTGAAGACCAAGTTCTGCGAAGACCCCGGCTGCTGCGTGGCCGTGCACTGCGTGGCCGGCCTGGGGCG CGCTCCCGTCCTCGTCGCGCTGGCCTTGATCGAGAGCGGGATGAAGTACGAAGACGCCATCCAGTTCATCCGACA GAAGCGCAGAGGAGCCATCAACAGCAAGCAGCTGACGTACTTGGAAAAATACCGACCAAAGCAAAGACTCCGATTTAAGGACCCTCATAACCACAAGAACAAATGCTGCATCATGTAA